The DNA window AGTTGACTATTTTGATAACCCTCAAGCAACAATGCTCGTGAAACATTTGATCGAGGAAATAGCCTTCTTATTTAAGCAAGACAAATATAAAGGACACCAAATATTCTCAATAGGCGGTGACGAAGTGCCAGGGACAAATAACTTCCAGGAAGAGTATATAAGGTTTATCAATACAATTTCTGGTCATGTCGAGCAATGCGGCTACAAACCGAGAATGTGGAACGATTCGTTAACTGAAGCCGGGTTACATGCACTAAATTCAAACGTAGAGATTGTCTATTGGCAAGAAAACATGTTGACCCCAGAGGTTTTTATTTCACGCAATAGAGCACTTCACAATGCGAATTTTTATACGTTAGTGTATAGTCCAAGTCATGACGGTATAGATACAGAAGCTATCACAGAACAAATTGACTACGTAAAGGCGTTTCATAAATCAACTGTATTTTGTTACAAAGATAATCCCTACGGCGAAGTTGACACGCAAGATGTTCTTAAAGGTACCGCATACACATTTTGGACTGAGCGTGGAATCGAACTAACAAATGAGCAATTATTAGCTCAAGTTTTGCCTTTAATAAAAAACTATTTAAGCATAAGCCAAAACTAATCACGCATTGAGGTACATTGAATCTAAGACTCTATTAGGAGTAAACTAGAACTTCTGAGAGTAAAATAGTCCATTTTGGAATATCAACTGCAGACAGTTTACACTGCAATAATCGAATAGGCTCATCCTTAAGACATAGAACGAAAGACTCCCCATTAGGGGTAATGTGAGTTCAAAGTATCTGTCCTTTTTTAGTAGTCTAAAAACTTGACCATATAAATTTCGTTGTGTAGTTTATTGTTGATAATTATTGAATTTTTGCGAATGCCTTCCGGTTTATACCCAATTTTTTCGAAGAGCTTCCGAGCTGGAATGTTTTCTTCTAAAACAGTCAGCTCGAGACGACTGATAGCTTTTGAAATAGCCCATTCCTCTGCTTTTTGAAGAAGAGAGAAAGCGATTCCTTTGCCTTGTGCATCAGCTTGAATCCCAAGGAGTAAGGCAGCACGATGATTGGCTCGCTTGGCCTCATTCCCTATAACCATCAAATAACCGACGTGTTTCCCATTTAAAATAGCAAGAAAGATAATTGAATGGCTCCGTTGGTTCCACTCAATAATCTGCTTTCTCACTTTTTGTGTAGACAGTGCTCGTTCCTCTTTTCCATACAGGAGAAAGTCCGATTCTCCTTCTATATTTTTCTGCAACTCTGCGAGAAAACGTGCGTCATTATGTCCAGCTGCTCGAATGAGCAAGACATCCTCATCGGCATGATCCTGATTTCCACCGTTTTTAGTCAAAAGATCCAGTCTTTCAAAACTGACATAACGATTTGGCTTGAACTCCTTGACTATGTAGCCGTTATCTAGCCAAGCATGGAAATACTTTGAGGGTGCTTTGGTCTTTTTCCACCAACTTTGATTTAAGTAGGCACTATTGGGCAGGTTCTGTCCCATGATTTTTTCAATTTCAGTAAGGTGCAACGTAAAGGTTGGCTTTGTTGCCATGGAAAAATAATTTGCTAATGAAATGTACTTCTTTTCTAGCGCTATCGTCATTGGTTTTAATTCCTTTCAATCTTCATAATTGTTGAATTACAGCATTCGGTAAACTCTTTTGCTTCATCATCTGAAAAAGTCGGCTTATTTTTATCGTTCGGTCAAACTATCGTTGTCTTTCTTCAAAAAGATAGTAATGCGTCCAATAAGCAAATACTTCTTTGGCTATGCCCAATTTTTTGAGCCTTCACAGCATTCAATTCTTCTGCGATACAAATTTCATACAAGATCTTTTTTAAAATGTCTTGTGTTGATTCTCAATTACATTTTTAAAATGTTTGTATTTCAATAGAAAACCTCCTGAATAATAGCGAAATAAAGAATCAGCAGTTGAGGTGTTTCGAGATTGATCACTTCTATTTTTCGTCATTTCGCTAAAATTGAGTCTTATTATTCATGTGAATAAAAAGCCATAGAACTTATATACCCACTAATTTGAGTTTTATTTATTTTTTTTAAAAATTAATCCATCTTTTTACACTGAAAATACTTATTGACATTTTTTCGAGTTAATATTAAGGAGTAAAAATGAGTTTATTTGTGGGGAGTTATGGAAAAAACCGAGTAAGTATAGCAATCTTTTCTAAAATAGAGCTTGTGGACGAGCGAGAATCGAAGGAGGAACTTCATTTTAACTTGCAACTCAAAAGAAACAGTCACATAGTTAATATCCATTTTGTCCAGAAGAAGTAAACAGTATGAATTATTTCGTTGACCACCAATAAAGCGCATTCATCTCAAGAGGTTTGTAAGAGAATCATGTGGTTTTATGAACACACCCAACGAAGAAAGAGAATTTATGGATAAAAATTCGTATATGGATTGTCCTTATTTCTAATCGATAGAAATGCTGAGTCAATAGCTGTGTTTTATTTGCTTTGAAATAAGAAATGGAAGGAGTGACTAAACGGAAGTTTACATATGACACCTTATCGGAAGAGAAGAAGCTTAACTTTGAGCTTCTTTTTTTTGTTGAGAGCGTAAAATACCTTATGTGAATGAAAAAGAAGTTAATTTAAAGGAAATGAGATTTTTCTATGAAGAAGTATTAAAAACTCCTTAAAATGAAGGTATAACTTGTGTAATGCAAGAGAAAAGGGTTCTCACGCATTTTTGGGGAACGAAATTACCTTCACCTATAAGAAACCTT is part of the Planococcus kocurii genome and encodes:
- a CDS encoding GNAT family N-acetyltransferase; the encoded protein is MTIALEKKYISLANYFSMATKPTFTLHLTEIEKIMGQNLPNSAYLNQSWWKKTKAPSKYFHAWLDNGYIVKEFKPNRYVSFERLDLLTKNGGNQDHADEDVLLIRAAGHNDARFLAELQKNIEGESDFLLYGKEERALSTQKVRKQIIEWNQRSHSIIFLAILNGKHVGYLMVIGNEAKRANHRAALLLGIQADAQGKGIAFSLLQKAEEWAISKAISRLELTVLEENIPARKLFEKIGYKPEGIRKNSIIINNKLHNEIYMVKFLDY
- a CDS encoding family 20 glycosylhydrolase, with translation MQNRIKKELFNLSKYLRGEATRSRLTSGIILDTSRRHVPVTFLMRVIDEIQIGGGDYLQLHFSDAEGYRLFSEILGQTLTKTNDQYLVKSEILELIAYANDRDVMIVPDFDVPSHSKEWLNLVKEKFGENFYKSIVSDFDEGLVDYFDNPQATMLVKHLIEEIAFLFKQDKYKGHQIFSIGGDEVPGTNNFQEEYIRFINTISGHVEQCGYKPRMWNDSLTEAGLHALNSNVEIVYWQENMLTPEVFISRNRALHNANFYTLVYSPSHDGIDTEAITEQIDYVKAFHKSTVFCYKDNPYGEVDTQDVLKGTAYTFWTERGIELTNEQLLAQVLPLIKNYLSISQN